The proteins below come from a single Sporosarcina sp. FSL K6-3457 genomic window:
- a CDS encoding acyl carrier protein: protein MNINKLKSVFIEALGIDESLVVDELAYNSIAEWDSIAHMALVAEIDDQFDIMLDTDDVLDMSSFAKAKEILAKYEISFD, encoded by the coding sequence ATGAACATAAATAAATTAAAATCCGTATTCATAGAAGCACTAGGAATTGACGAATCTCTTGTCGTAGATGAATTAGCCTATAATTCAATTGCCGAATGGGATTCCATTGCACATATGGCGCTTGTAGCTGAAATTGATGATCAGTTTGATATTATGCTAGATACGGATGATGTGCTTGATATGAGCTCATTTGCGAAAGCGAAAGAGATTTTAGCGAAGTATGAGATTTCATTTGACTGA
- the glf gene encoding UDP-galactopyranose mutase, producing the protein MKFNTVVIGAGYAGLVLAERLATQKNQKVLVIEQRQHIGGNTYDRFTDEGILIHEYGPHIFHTRSKVIWDYLSQFTEWHHYEHRVKAMIDGQEVPLPFNLNTMDQVFPKGLAQRLQTKLVDLLGYNVKVPILKLREQEDEDLKFLADYVYEKVFLHYTLKQWGIGPEELDPTVTGRVPVYISRDDRYFQDRYQGLPLRGYTAMFQKMINHPNISVLLNTNYRDVMTIEAGKIELFGQPFTGDVIYTGKIDELFDYKYGELPYRSLRFEYDTYDQEYVQSVGQLNTPNGYDFTRKTEFKHLTGQKHPKTVVAREYPEAYVRGENTPYYPIIADENKEKLKQYRKLAEQLECVHLVGRLAEYRYYDMDGVVAAALKLAKKLIQE; encoded by the coding sequence ATGAAATTTAATACAGTTGTTATCGGTGCCGGCTATGCAGGACTAGTCCTAGCAGAACGCCTCGCAACACAAAAAAATCAAAAAGTTCTTGTCATCGAGCAACGTCAACATATCGGTGGGAATACATATGACCGTTTCACGGATGAAGGTATCCTAATCCATGAATACGGCCCCCACATTTTCCATACACGCTCTAAAGTAATCTGGGACTATCTTTCGCAATTTACGGAATGGCATCATTATGAGCATCGTGTGAAGGCGATGATTGATGGACAAGAAGTGCCGCTGCCATTTAATTTAAACACGATGGATCAAGTGTTTCCGAAAGGGCTTGCACAGCGTTTGCAGACGAAGTTAGTAGATTTACTTGGCTATAATGTAAAGGTACCGATTTTAAAGCTTCGTGAGCAAGAGGACGAGGATTTGAAATTTTTGGCGGATTATGTGTACGAAAAAGTGTTTTTACATTATACGCTCAAACAGTGGGGGATTGGTCCGGAAGAACTGGATCCGACGGTGACTGGACGTGTGCCTGTTTATATATCAAGAGATGATCGTTATTTCCAAGACCGTTATCAAGGGTTGCCATTACGCGGCTATACGGCGATGTTTCAAAAAATGATTAATCATCCGAATATTAGTGTTCTGTTGAATACGAATTATCGAGATGTGATGACCATTGAGGCTGGGAAGATTGAGTTGTTTGGACAACCATTTACAGGTGATGTGATTTACACAGGTAAAATAGATGAATTGTTTGATTATAAGTATGGGGAGTTACCATACCGTTCTTTGCGGTTTGAGTATGATACGTATGATCAGGAATATGTTCAATCAGTCGGTCAGTTAAACACTCCGAATGGTTATGACTTTACGCGTAAAACAGAGTTTAAGCATTTAACAGGGCAAAAGCATCCAAAAACAGTCGTGGCACGTGAGTATCCAGAGGCGTATGTCCGAGGAGAAAACACGCCTTATTATCCGATTATTGCGGATGAAAACAAAGAGAAGCTTAAGCAGTACAGAAAGTTAGCTGAGCAATTGGAGTGCGTGCATTTAGTCGGGCGTTTAGCGGAGTACCGGTATTACGATATGGACGGGGTTGTTGCAGCAGCCTTAAAACTAGCAAAAAAATTAATTCAGGAGTGA
- a CDS encoding glycosyltransferase, with the protein MKISSIIPLYNAEKYIEATLDSLVHQTYPLDEILVVDDCGPDCSAEIVEAYSKKYPLVRLIRQSYNQGGSAARNRGLKEARNEWVLMMDSDDTIHHDLVKLQVEKLQQFTDVQPSPVAVHPAYVQTDASGNILENSEYRGQQLSFDETFGSLLVRNYIITPSGLLLHRESALKIGGYKTDFVVSEDAEFILRLSREGTFVYVDEPYVYFRRHEMSITSDLKKASQAGKAILDVYSIKEVRDAIYRRSFSKEKNTVDFITLLYQFSRFDEGFLYLNEIQSDEFKVSKLFLSALYYIEKEQFDVAKPILEELLLENDMHGAAMNNIGVLYAMDGDFKKAKECFEKAIHHYPGYMDATDNLRQMVNPNASYRFTKRELRKNLLRYS; encoded by the coding sequence TTGAAAATATCATCAATCATTCCTCTTTATAATGCTGAAAAGTATATAGAAGCAACATTGGACAGTCTAGTTCATCAAACCTACCCCCTTGATGAAATTTTAGTTGTAGATGATTGCGGACCTGATTGTTCTGCAGAAATTGTTGAGGCATATAGCAAAAAGTATCCTCTAGTTCGACTCATTCGACAATCTTACAATCAAGGTGGCTCAGCTGCACGGAATCGTGGCCTAAAGGAAGCTCGTAATGAATGGGTATTAATGATGGATTCAGATGATACAATTCATCATGATTTAGTTAAGCTACAGGTTGAAAAGCTTCAACAATTTACAGATGTGCAGCCGAGCCCTGTGGCAGTGCATCCAGCATATGTGCAAACAGATGCAAGTGGAAATATCCTTGAAAATAGTGAATACCGTGGCCAGCAATTGTCCTTTGATGAAACATTTGGATCCCTTTTAGTGCGTAACTATATTATTACACCGTCAGGCTTACTTTTACATCGTGAATCGGCGCTTAAAATTGGTGGTTATAAGACGGATTTTGTTGTATCTGAAGACGCTGAGTTTATTTTACGGCTATCACGTGAGGGCACATTTGTTTATGTTGATGAACCATATGTTTACTTCAGGCGCCACGAGATGAGCATTACATCTGATTTAAAGAAAGCATCACAGGCTGGTAAAGCGATTTTGGATGTGTATTCAATCAAAGAAGTACGTGACGCTATTTATCGCCGGAGCTTTTCTAAAGAGAAAAACACAGTTGATTTTATAACGCTTCTTTATCAATTTAGTCGTTTTGACGAAGGATTTTTATATTTAAATGAGATTCAAAGTGATGAATTTAAAGTGTCAAAGCTGTTTTTATCAGCGTTGTATTATATAGAAAAAGAGCAGTTTGATGTAGCAAAACCGATATTAGAAGAGCTACTTCTGGAAAATGATATGCATGGGGCTGCGATGAACAATATTGGAGTTCTCTATGCAATGGATGGTGACTTCAAGAAAGCAAAGGAATGTTTTGAAAAAGCAATCCATCACTATCCAGGTTATATGGACGCAACAGATAATTTGCGACAGATGGTTAATCCAAATGCATCCTATCGATTTACAAAGCGTGAGTTAAGGAAGAATTTGTTGAGGTATTCTTAA